Genomic segment of bacterium:
GAATTAAGGACGGTATGCCGGGCCGGTAAATCCTTTCCACCGACAGGAGAACGAACATGGTCCGCCTCACCCGCCGGGATTTTGTCACCGTGGCAGCCGCTGCAATCCTGCTGAACGCCGAGGAAACGAAAGGAGAAACTATGGAAATCGACAGTGAGAAACTGAAAGCCGAGGCCCTTGCGACCCTCGAGGCCTACAACCGCGCCTGGGCCGTGGAGGGCGCCCCGGAGCGCCTGACCGAATTTTTCCACCCCGAGATGGTGGCGATCACCCCCTCCGAGCGCGAACGCATCGAAAGCGGCGCGGCCTGTGTCGAGGGCTGGAGCGCGTTCACCCGGGCGGTGCGGATCACCCGCTGGAGCCCCCACGGCGCGAAAGTCCAGCTCTGGGGCGGGGGCGAGGTGGCGGTGA
This window contains:
- a CDS encoding nuclear transport factor 2 family protein codes for the protein MVRLTRRDFVTVAAAAILLNAEETKGETMEIDSEKLKAEALATLEAYNRAWAVEGAPERLTEFFHPEMVAITPSERERIESGAACVEGWSAFTRAVRITRWSPHGAKVQLWGGGEVAVISYYYDMSWETPEGQVVEAAGRDMFVLARQEGRWWAVADQFSPYPGGK